One genomic segment of Rubripirellula tenax includes these proteins:
- a CDS encoding sigma factor-like helix-turn-helix DNA-binding protein, with amino-acid sequence MTKPVVKIQTPSVPPLQMKKPDGSLYQRPEEVEASLVELYGVTRDDVAQRSTLTDKNDSCFIRSECVLHFVRQNRCGHSPEAFGLLFQSLRQRLLRGLWVPMERLPGETEEEKVSFHKDVRDFALDHFLSMMCSDKAGYDTRLDHFECRFNQCLRADRVDATRKVLRRPKLQSMPDAEADSVVSEFGPEFVSIFQNKTPNSEGIAYRNEIVAAINAMQKDEKQVLQLVAMGYSNVEIARLVNCSDKTVYNRRKRAEAKIAEFVDLGDRK; translated from the coding sequence ATGACAAAGCCAGTCGTGAAGATTCAGACACCAAGCGTTCCTCCTCTTCAAATGAAGAAACCGGATGGGTCGCTCTATCAGCGACCAGAAGAAGTGGAAGCGTCGCTCGTTGAGCTGTACGGCGTTACGCGAGACGATGTCGCACAGCGTTCAACTCTCACTGACAAAAACGATTCGTGTTTCATTCGATCAGAGTGTGTCTTGCACTTCGTACGTCAGAATCGTTGCGGGCATTCGCCAGAAGCGTTCGGGTTGCTTTTCCAATCGCTTCGACAACGATTGTTACGTGGCCTATGGGTTCCAATGGAGCGGTTGCCGGGAGAGACGGAAGAGGAGAAAGTCAGTTTCCACAAAGACGTCCGGGACTTTGCGCTAGATCACTTTCTTTCGATGATGTGCTCAGATAAGGCTGGTTACGATACACGTCTCGATCACTTTGAATGCAGATTCAATCAGTGTCTCCGGGCAGATCGAGTTGATGCGACGCGAAAGGTACTGCGTCGCCCTAAGCTGCAGTCGATGCCAGATGCAGAGGCGGATTCGGTAGTTTCTGAGTTCGGGCCTGAATTTGTTTCGATTTTTCAGAACAAAACTCCAAATTCTGAAGGAATTGCTTACCGGAATGAGATAGTTGCCGCGATTAACGCTATGCAGAAGGACGAAAAGCAAGTCCTTCAGCTTGTAGCCATGGGATACTCAAATGTCGAGATCGCACGGCTGGTCAATTGTTCTGACAAAACGGTGTACAACCGGCGAAAACGGGCGGAGGCAAAGATTGCTGAGTTTGTCGATTTAGGGGATAGAAAATGA